The following coding sequences lie in one Chelonoidis abingdonii isolate Lonesome George chromosome 6, CheloAbing_2.0, whole genome shotgun sequence genomic window:
- the LINGO2 gene encoding leucine-rich repeat and immunoglobulin-like domain-containing nogo receptor-interacting protein 2 → MLHTATSFWQPFLGLAVVLIFMGSTIGCPARCECSAQNKSVSCHRRRLISIPEGIPIETKILDLSKNRLKSVNPEEFTSYPLLEEIDLSDNIVANVEPGAFNNLFNLRSLRLKGNRLKLVPLGVFTGLSNLTKLDISENKIVILLDYMFQDLHNLKSLEVGDNDLVYISHRAFSGLLSLEQLTLEKCNLTAVPTEALSHLHNLISLHLRHLNINLLPVNAFKRLFRLKDLEISYWPLLDMMPANSLYGLNLTSLSVTNTNLSAIPYSALKHLVYLTHLNFSFNPISTIEAGMFADLVRLQELHMVGAQLRTIEPHAFQGLRFLRVLNVSQNLLETLEENVFHSPQTLEILCINNNPLACDCRLLWLLQRQTTLHFGSQQPMCAGPDSVREKLFKDFHSTALSFYFTCKKPKIRDKKLQYLVVEEGQTVQLVCNADGDPQPTISWVTPRRRLITTKSNGRATVLGDGMLEIRFAQDQDTGIYVCIASNAAGNDTYSASLTVKGFTSDRFLYANRTPMYMTDSNDTSSNGTNVNTFSLDLKTILVSTAMGCFTFLGVVLFCFLLLFVWSRGKGKHKTSIDLEYVPRKNNGAVVEGEVAGPRRFNMKMI, encoded by the coding sequence ATGCTTCACACGGCCACATCATTCTGGCAGCCATTCCTAGGTCTGGCTGTGGTGCTCATTTTCATGGGGTCTACCATAGGCTGCCCAGCCCGCTGTGAGTGCTCTGCCCAAAACAAGTCTGTTAGCTGTCACAGGAGGCGCCTGATCTCCATCCCTGAGGGTATTCCTATTGaaaccaaaatcctggatctAAGCAAGAACCGGCTGAAGAGTGTCAACCCTGAGGAATTCACATCCTACCCACTGCTCGAGGAGATAGACCTCAGTGACAATATTGTTGCCAATGTAGAGCCTGGAGCCTTTAACAATCTTTTCAACTTGCGCTCTCTGAGACTGAAAGGAAACCGTCTGAAGCTAGTCCCGCTAGGGGTATTCACTGGGTTGTCAAACTTAACAAAGCTTGATATAAGTGAAAACAAGATTGTCATTTTGCTGGACTACATGTTTCAGGATCTGCATAACCTGAAGTCCCTTGAAGTTGGGGACAATGATTTGGTTTATATATCCCACAGGGCCTTCAGTGGACTGCTTAGCCTGGAGCAGCTCACCCTGGAGAAATGCAACCTAACAGCTGTACCAACAGAAGCCCTTTCCCACCTTCACAACCTCATCAGTCTGCATCTGAGACATCTCAACATTAACCTTTTGCCTGTGAATGCCTTTAAGAGATTGTTTCGCCTAAAAGACCTGGAGATCAGCTATTGGCCTTTACTGGACATGATGCCTGCCAATAGCCTGTATGGTCTCAACCTCACTTCTCTCTCAGTCACCAACACCAACCTGTCTGCAATACCTTATTCTGCTCTTAAACACCTGGTGTACCTGACACACCTAAACTTCTCCTTCAACCCCATAAGCACCATTGAGGCAGGCATGTTTGCAGACTTGGTGCGTCTGCAGGAACTGCACATGGTGGGGGCCCAGTTACGTACCATTGAACCACATGCTTTCCAAGGGCTCCGGTTCTTGCGTGTACTTAATGTGTCCCAGAACCTGTTAGAAACGCTAGAAGAGAATGTATTCCATTCCCCTCAAACTCTTGAGATCCTCTGCATTAACAACAACCCCCTGGCCTGCGATTGCCGCCTCCTTTGGCTATTACAAAGGCAGACCACCTTACATTTTGGTAGCCAGCAGCCCATGTGTGCCGGCCCAGACAGTGTTAGAGAGAAGCTGTTCAAAGACTTTCACAGCACCGCCCTTTCCTTTTACTTCACCTGCAAGAAGCCCAAGATACGGGACAAGAAACTGCAGTACCTGGTAGTGGAGGAAGGACAGACTGTGCAGCTGGTGTGCAATGCCGATGGGGATCCTCAACCTACCATCTCCTGGGTGACACCGCGACGGAGGTTGATCACAACTAAATCAAATGGAAGAGCCACGGTGCTGGGAGATGGCATGCTGGAGATCCGATTTGCTCAAGATCAAGACACTGGGATCTACGTTTGTATTGCAAGTAACGCAGCTGGGAATGACACATACTCAGCCTCCCTTACGGTAAAAGGATTCACTTCAGACCGTTTCCTTTACGCCAATAGGACCCCTATGTATATGACAGACTCCAATGACACCAGTTCCAATGGAACCAATGTGAACACCTTCTCGCTGGACCTTAAGACAATACTAGTGTCCACAGCCATGGGCTGTTTCACATTCCTtggtgttgttttattttgtttcctacTTCTTTTTGTGTGGAGCCGAGGGAAAGGCAAGCACAAAACCAGCATTGACCTTGAGTATGTCCCCCGCAAAAACAATGGTGCTGTCGTTGAAGGAGAGGTTGCTGGACCACGGAGGTTCAATATGAAAATGATTTGA